In the genome of Bremerella sp. P1, the window TCAATCGCCTGTTGGCTCTCTTCATCTTGGGCTGCTTCGGTTAGGGTTTCGGCAAATCCGAGAATGGCCGTCATTGGGGTTCGAATTTCGTGGCTCATGTTCGCCAGGAATTCGCTTTTTGCAAGCGTGGCCGCTGTCGCGTCTTCGGCCATCTTCTCTGCCAAAGCACTTTGCTTCGCCAATTCGTGATTAACGGAATTGAGCTTCTGCTGGGACGACTCAGCCATCTTCAAAAGGCGTTCGGTATCGGCCGCTTTGTCTTTGAAGATCTGTGCAGCCATAGCGAGACGCCCTAGTTCATCATTGCGATCCAGTGCGGGAATCGACTCGATCCTTTCACCCTTAGCAAGGCCGTCGAATGTGTCGGCAATCGCATTGAGCGGAGGGACAACGTCACGACCGATCAGCCAGGCAGCGGCAATCCCCAAAACGATCGTAATCAAAGAGAACAAGTTACTTGCCGCCTTGAAGCTTTTATTATCCTCGGCCATGCTGGCCGCTAGTTGGCTCACATGTTCGGTCTGTTCCCGACGGATCTTTCCCGCCAATCGGCGAAACTCGACCGATTCCCCTGCCAGGACAACATTCACCAAGTGCAGGTATCCGCGGGTTGCCTGAACCATTTGAATTGCGGCATCCTCATACTTCTTCACCGCGTCAATGGATGCTTTCGCGTCGACCTGAACTTTGGGATCTTGGATTTCCGTCAGCGGACGAAGATACCGATTGGTACTCGCCAACTGCGACTTGGCCTCTCGAAAGTGCAGTGAGTCGGGTCCATTGACAAACTTCAGGACATTCAGCTGAGCGGCCGTAAATGCCGCGTCCGCCTCTTCGGCAAATTCTTGGGTGGTGGGATTCTCCAACAGTTTCACAATGGCGTGCTGAAACTCTTCCACGTGACTTTGCAGGTCTTCATTGACGAGCTTGCGACGTTTCGCTCGATCGGCTTCAACTGCCGAGAAGATTTCGCGATGGGCTTTCAAGTGGGCTTGCATCGCTTGAATGTCTTCGCGTTCGCCTAGATGATCGCTGTTGGCGGCTTCGGCAAGGAGACGATCCAACTCCACTTGTAGCTCTTCTGCTCGCTGCTCCGGCCCCTCGTACCCTGTGAATGCAAACAAGAGTACGTTTCGCTGAAGGGCTGCCACGGCGCGATCAATTTCGTAGAAACGATCGACTTCGCCGCGAAGCTGACTGTAGGTGTTGAAGTCTTGCTGCGACTTAAGAATCCCGTAGTGGCTGAGAACCGCAATGGAAATATGCAACAACAGGACGATCGAAAACCCCAGCGAGATTTTCGCGCTTACGCTCCAGCCTTTCGACTCGTGATCAGTATGTTGTTGGTTCATTTTTGATCCTCTTCACACCTGACTAAGCCGTTAATAGTTCGTACCAACGAACAAGGCTGTATTCATACGAATCCATCACCGTGTTCCAAACCGCAACATTTCCTAGACGCTCTAGGTAGGAACCACCTGTTCGGTAGCTGCCTGCCTTGACTGCGGTGCTTCCGTCAGCACCTGGCAAATCCATTTCGGCCTGCTTCCCTTCGTACCAATAGTCCCACTCTTGGGAAGTGAGATACTCTTGGGCTCGCTGGGGAATGGAGATGTAATATCCCTGACGCGCCATGTAAGCTCCGGCCCATCCATCGAGCCACCAATTCATGTACTCGTAGGCCGCATCCCGCGTGTATCCGGTTGTTTTGCTGGAAAGACATAACACGCCATGCCAGCCACGGTAGCCTTCCTTAGGAGCCGCATACGTAACGGGAATGCCCATCCCGTTGAGCGTGGACACCGCCGGCGAGAACATACTCTCGATGACCACCCGACCGGTTTTCATGAACTGAACCGACTGGGGAACCGAGTTCCAGATTCCGTTGAAGTGCTTGCGGCGTTTGTAGTCGACCAGAACGCTGAACAGGTTGTCGATCTCTGACCGCGAGAGGTTACCGATGTCTTGGAATTCGACCAAGCCTTTGGCCTGCGCAGCCAATGCCGCATCGAAGATCCCGATCGCTGGCTCATTCACTAAACCAACGCGACCTCGATACTCGTCGTCGAGAAGCCATCCCCAACTCTCAGTTTCGTACGGTACGCCTTGGGGAATGATCGACGTGTTGTAGCCGAATGAATCGACGTTGTGCACATACGGCAGGAAGCTCAGCTGACTGGTTGACCGGGGACCAAGGCTACCATCACTTTGAACGTGCAGGATCTTGTGCGGTGCGTCGCCTGCCCCGATTTTCATATCCGGCGCAAGTCGGCCTGTCTTGGTGAGTGGATTGATCTCGTCCCAGCGTCGAATGCGTGACTTGTCGATCGGCTGAATCGCGTTGGCATACCACAAAACGTTGATACTGTTGGACCACTGCTCGTAAACGTCGAACGATTCCGGACGCGTCGAAGCCTTCTGCAGAACGCCTGCACTACCGCGGGGCTCAAAGATAATCTGAATGCCAAGATCTTGTTCGGCCTGGCGGCGAATATCTTCTTGCAGAGTAACATCGGTCCCAAGCACGCGTAGCGTCGCCTTCTGTTTGGCATGCACCGCAGGCGGAGAGTTTAGGTACGAAAGCCCAACGACCGCAGCAGCAGCCTGACCAACAAACCGGCGTCGAGAGATCGGATTGTTTCGCTTTGATTGTTTAACGCTACTTGTGATACCCATGAAGCGCCCCTCTTCATGTTGATGCCTATACATGGCTGCTAAGCCGGGAACAAAAGGCCGCAAAGTAATATGGGATGCAGAAACGCGCGTGTGGGCAAATCAAGGTTTTTCCCTGGAAAACCCCGCAAAAACCTGCTTCAACAGCCACCGCAAGCGCTTAAAAACGCTTCGTATGGCCAGAGCCCCCCTGCCACCTATGCAACTGCCTACCACCCGGCAGACGACAAGGTGATCAAATTACAAACGATTTGCTAGCTCACATTAAGGCTGCCATCCGTCTCGGTTTGATCCACACTACTGGCCCCTAATACGACTAGATGTCGCCGTCACGGCCCAAAGCAAAAGACCATGCAGAGACAGTCCATGAAAGACAAGCGACCGGCAGGGTCAGCATGAAAACCTGGGGGCATTCGTCCCCAAAAGCAAAACCCGCCAAGCCAAGAACAGCCAGCCTCAAGAAGCAACAAAAGGACTCGCGTCAGATCGACGTAAGTCCTTATGTGCTCGAATATTGCCTTTGAGCGGAGGACAAGGGATTCGAACCCTCAACCGGTTACCCGGCACTTGATTTCGAGTCAAGCTGCTAGCCAGTTCGCGTATCCTCCCGGCTTTGGAACTTCTCAGTTTACCGACTCTTGGGTTTCTATCAACCCGGCCTGAAATCGTTCCTGGGACAAAACTTGGGACCGGTTTCACCTAGCCGAGGTTCGCGTAGGGGCTCTGCGGAGTAGTTCACATCTTTCGGTTTTTGTGTCGCATTCTCTGGAATCTGAATTGTCCATTAACCTAACCATCCTAAGATGCAGGTTCATCGCTGATTAAAACCCTGCTCTGGCGAGAATCTACTCGCCAAGAGGTTGCTGATGGAAACTCCGAGCAATCAACTATTCTCGACCCTCATCGATTCCCTTCTTCAGCTTCGTCAGGGAGCCCTCAGGCTCGAAGGGGAATTCGCTACCTCGCTGGAAAAGATCCCAGAGTCGCAACGACAGTGTGGTCGGAACCTGGTGCACTACCTTAGTGTTCGTCAGCACGACATCCGAGAGTTGCAGTATCAGCTACATGCCTTAGGGCTTAGTTCTCTGGGACGGATGGAAGCGTACGTACTGCCGACAATCGATGCTGTTCTGACAGCCCTTTACCGCTTGGCAGATCAGACACCGCCAGAGATCGATCTTCAGAATTCGTTCGAAGGCTTTCGGGTTGGCCGTGCCCAGTTGGAAAGAAACACAAATACCCTGTTCGGCGAACCAGACAGCTCTCGCCAACAGCGAATCATGGTCACAATTCCCAGCGAGGGTGCCTTGAACTATCGGCTGATCCTGGAACTGCTTCAGGCCGGCATGGATGTCATGCGCATCAATTGCTCGAAGGATGACCAGCAGGTTTGGGCGCAGATGATTGAACACCTCCGGCGCGCTGAAAAGGAAACGGCCTGCAGCTGCAAAGTCCAGATGGACCTCGCTGGCCCCAATCCGCGAACCAGCCCACTTGAGTCCAAGCCAAGGGTTTTGCATTGGCGTCCTCGATTGAATGACGTCGGGAAGATCCGTTCACCCGCAAAGGTTTGGCTTTCTTCGGAGGCCCCTATCAACAAATCGGCGGATGAAGTTCTACCACTTCCGCCAGATGCTCTGAAGTCGATTCAACAAGGTGACAAGGTATTCGTGACTGACACCCGCGGCCGACAACAAACGCTTGTGGTTCGCTCGGTAGAAGAAGCTGGCTGTTGGGCGGAAGGAGACGACGAAGCATTCGTTGAACCGAACGCACATTTTTGTGTGCTTCGAAATAGCGAACAGGTACACGCAGGAAACATCGCCGACACATTCGTCAAGCAATCCGAACATGAGTTCACCGTTCATGTCGGCGATCTTATCACGTTGACTCATGGCGATATTCCTGGTCATCCTCCGCGGAAAGACGCGGATGGCAAGATTACCGAGCCGGCAAGTATTGGCTGCAATTTGCCCGAGATCTACCGCGATGTTCGGCCAGGCGATCGTTTCTTCTACGATGATGGTGAACTGGAAGCCGTTGTTCGCGAGGCGTCCGCCGAAAAACTCATCGTCGAAGTTACGCAAACACGAAAAGACTCGGTGAAGATCCGAAGTGATAAAGGAATCAATTTCCCGGACACGCACTTCAATCTGCCTGCGTTAACTCAGAAAGATCGAGCGGATCTCGATTTCGTAGTGGCAAACGCTGATATCCTGGCCTATTCGTTCGTGCGACATGTTCGTGACGTGGAAGACTTGATTGACGAGTTGAACGCCCGAGACGCTGATTCAATCGGCGTCGTTCTTAAAATCGAGACGCAACTGGCATTTCAGACCCTCCCCGAACTCCTACTTGCCGCACTCCGGCATCCGCCCATTGGCGTGATGGTTGCTCGCGGAGATATGGGTGTCGAAATCGGTTTCAACCGTATGTCGGAAGTTCAAGAAGAGATCCTCTGGCTCAGCGAGGCAGCTCACGTACCGGTGATCTGGGCGACGCAAGTTCTGGAAAGCCTGGCGAAAAAAGGACTTCCCACCAGGGCCGAGGTCACGGATGCTGCCATGAGTGGTCGCGCCGAGTGCGTGATGCTGAACAAAGGGGAGCATATCGTCGAAACAGTCCAGTTTCTGTCCGATATTCTGGAACGGATGCAAAACCATCAACGCAAGAAACTGGCGACTCTGCGAAAGCTCAGCGTGTCGAATATTGATTCGGCATCATAATTGCGATGAATCAATCGAAGAGGGGTGCCTTCGCGCGCGTCTCCGAAAAAGCTCGGCAAACGATTTGAAGCCTCTATATCAGGGCCTGGCAACACGAACGTAGTGCTCAGCCTACGGAAGAAGAATTGGTCGCTGCGTAACTTAGCCGCTGGCCGTTGTGAAGTAATAACGCGTCAGGTGAAAGAAGACCGGTGCGGCAAAGCAGATCGCGTCGATACGATCGAGTACGCCGGCGTGCCCTTCCACCAACGTGCCGTAATCCTGAACGCCACGGTCACGCTTAATGGCACTCATGGCCATACTGCCGGCGGCCCCCATCACGGCAATCACAATCGACATCACGGCACTCTGCCAGGGATTGAACGGCGTGGCCCCGGTCAGGCTTAGCATAGCTCCAACGACTGCGGTGACGCCGGTGCCTGCGAAGAAGCCTTCCCAGGTTCGGCTGGCGTTGATATTCGGAGCAATCACATTCTTGCCGAGCAAGCGGCTGCAGACAAAGTGCAATAGATCACTCAATTGAGCGATCAGAAGGAAGTAGAACAACAGACCAGCGGTGCTCTTGGTCGAGTATTCTGGATCGGTCCAATCAGTCAGGTACAAGAGTGCCGGAGCATAGCTAAGCGAGTAGACGCAAATGTAAAGTCCGGCTTGAATCTTCGCGATACGTTCCAGAAAACGTTTGTAGTCGCCCGCAACGGCAATGCGTGCGGCAATGAACAGGAAGCCATAGACCGGAATCAGAATACTGAACAGTTCGTACTGCGACTGCCCCATCGCCACCAACACATACTGAGCCGGCGTCAAAATAAAGAAGACCCAGAATAAGGTACGGTGGTCACCCAGCCGCGTTGGCGTGAGAGTAATGAACTCGCGGAGTGCCCAGAACGAGATCAGGAAGAACAAGATCACCGTGGCAACCGGCGAAGGAATCGTGAATGTGACAGCCAGGATCGCCGTCATCAGCCACCAGGCCCGCACTCGGCGAATGAATGCCTGAACGATGGCCGGGTTCACGCTTGAATCAGGCTGGCGGCGTAAGATCTGCCCTGCCCCAGTTGCGATCAACAAACAACTGATCACGACCCCAAGTAAGATACCGGTCGCACCATCCAGCAGAAACGCCGTTTGTTGAGCCAACAACGGTGCCGTAAGAATCGTGCTAAGGGATGCGTGTAGCAAGTCCATGATGTCGTATCAGCGTCAGACGTCTCGCAGCCGGGAAACCGCTTCCCGAGCGCGGACGAGAAAGTCGGTCTTCGGCTCGCCGTTCTCTAACCAGATAGGCGGCCCGAAGATCACACGGCTCAACAGGGGAACCGGTAAGTACTCGCCCTTAGGCAAGATGCGTGTCATATTGTCGACATACACCGGAACCAATTCCAGGTCAGGTCGCTTCTTTGCCAGGTAAAAAAGCCCACTTTTGAAATCGCGGAGGTTCGTTCCGTCGTTGCGGCTTCCCTCGGGGAAGATAATCGCGGAGTACTTGTCGCCAATCTCTTTGAGCATCGATTCCACCGGGCTGCGGTGGACCTTGATGTTCTCACGATCGATCAACATCGCATTCAAGGAATGTGCCAGGTAACGGCGGAACCAGCCTCGGTCCCAATAATCCTTCGCCGCGACTGGCTTGGTCAGCTCGCGACAATGCTTAGGAAGCGATGCCCAGATGATCACCGCGTCAATGTGACTTGTGTGGTTGGCAAAATAGATCCGTTGGCATGTGTCGGGATGGCAATCCACCCAGCGAACACTGCTTCCGGCGACCACTTTCGCCAGACCAGCCAAGAACGGACCCGTGAAGTTGAATTTCACTTGCTCTGCAACCTAACCCCAGCACGACACGAACGGAATCTATCCATCGTATCGCACGACCGCCCGTAAGACTAGCGGCCCTTTGTTGCGAAACTCTTGTGCTGACTGTACTTTACGATGCTTTTGCGTCGCTTCTCTGAGGAACCAGTACCGGGCTTGTCGCTGGCTGACGAGCCATATGCAGAGCCGCTTGGACTTTCTGACGATAAACACCGCTGATCAAGTCCTGGTAGCCGGAAACCATCGCATCGAGCGAGCCATACCGAAGCACTTT includes:
- a CDS encoding response regulator, with product MNQQHTDHESKGWSVSAKISLGFSIVLLLHISIAVLSHYGILKSQQDFNTYSQLRGEVDRFYEIDRAVAALQRNVLLFAFTGYEGPEQRAEELQVELDRLLAEAANSDHLGEREDIQAMQAHLKAHREIFSAVEADRAKRRKLVNEDLQSHVEEFQHAIVKLLENPTTQEFAEEADAAFTAAQLNVLKFVNGPDSLHFREAKSQLASTNRYLRPLTEIQDPKVQVDAKASIDAVKKYEDAAIQMVQATRGYLHLVNVVLAGESVEFRRLAGKIRREQTEHVSQLAASMAEDNKSFKAASNLFSLITIVLGIAAAWLIGRDVVPPLNAIADTFDGLAKGERIESIPALDRNDELGRLAMAAQIFKDKAADTERLLKMAESSQQKLNSVNHELAKQSALAEKMAEDATAATLAKSEFLANMSHEIRTPMTAILGFAETLTEAAQDEESQQAIETIQRNGAHLLAIINDILDLSKVESGKLTVERLSTCPYTLVNEVISLVQVKADGAGLKLSSKFSGQIPKSIHTDPTRLRQILINVLGNAIKFTEVGGVALNAELVKYHDRAIMQFDIIDSGIGMTHEQIARLFQPFCQADSSMTRRFGGTGLGLTISKRLAVMLGGDLIVSHSQIGQGTSFRLTVDVGRIEEIEFLDAPAARALGKTKAQSSTDRISLQGINLLLAEDGPDNQRLIKFVLNKAGAEVEVVGNGQLAVEAALNAEKAGSPYDCILMDMQMPVQDGYEATQELRSRGYDRPILALTAHAMARDKQKCMNAGCDGFLTKPIDRKQLLMTICHWASKDGSDLAAEREQAVGESRDG
- a CDS encoding ABC transporter substrate-binding protein, yielding MGITSSVKQSKRNNPISRRRFVGQAAAAVVGLSYLNSPPAVHAKQKATLRVLGTDVTLQEDIRRQAEQDLGIQIIFEPRGSAGVLQKASTRPESFDVYEQWSNSINVLWYANAIQPIDKSRIRRWDEINPLTKTGRLAPDMKIGAGDAPHKILHVQSDGSLGPRSTSQLSFLPYVHNVDSFGYNTSIIPQGVPYETESWGWLLDDEYRGRVGLVNEPAIGIFDAALAAQAKGLVEFQDIGNLSRSEIDNLFSVLVDYKRRKHFNGIWNSVPQSVQFMKTGRVVIESMFSPAVSTLNGMGIPVTYAAPKEGYRGWHGVLCLSSKTTGYTRDAAYEYMNWWLDGWAGAYMARQGYYISIPQRAQEYLTSQEWDYWYEGKQAEMDLPGADGSTAVKAGSYRTGGSYLERLGNVAVWNTVMDSYEYSLVRWYELLTA
- a CDS encoding pyruvate kinase; translation: METPSNQLFSTLIDSLLQLRQGALRLEGEFATSLEKIPESQRQCGRNLVHYLSVRQHDIRELQYQLHALGLSSLGRMEAYVLPTIDAVLTALYRLADQTPPEIDLQNSFEGFRVGRAQLERNTNTLFGEPDSSRQQRIMVTIPSEGALNYRLILELLQAGMDVMRINCSKDDQQVWAQMIEHLRRAEKETACSCKVQMDLAGPNPRTSPLESKPRVLHWRPRLNDVGKIRSPAKVWLSSEAPINKSADEVLPLPPDALKSIQQGDKVFVTDTRGRQQTLVVRSVEEAGCWAEGDDEAFVEPNAHFCVLRNSEQVHAGNIADTFVKQSEHEFTVHVGDLITLTHGDIPGHPPRKDADGKITEPASIGCNLPEIYRDVRPGDRFFYDDGELEAVVREASAEKLIVEVTQTRKDSVKIRSDKGINFPDTHFNLPALTQKDRADLDFVVANADILAYSFVRHVRDVEDLIDELNARDADSIGVVLKIETQLAFQTLPELLLAALRHPPIGVMVARGDMGVEIGFNRMSEVQEEILWLSEAAHVPVIWATQVLESLAKKGLPTRAEVTDAAMSGRAECVMLNKGEHIVETVQFLSDILERMQNHQRKKLATLRKLSVSNIDSAS
- a CDS encoding phosphatidate cytidylyltransferase, giving the protein MDLLHASLSTILTAPLLAQQTAFLLDGATGILLGVVISCLLIATGAGQILRRQPDSSVNPAIVQAFIRRVRAWWLMTAILAVTFTIPSPVATVILFFLISFWALREFITLTPTRLGDHRTLFWVFFILTPAQYVLVAMGQSQYELFSILIPVYGFLFIAARIAVAGDYKRFLERIAKIQAGLYICVYSLSYAPALLYLTDWTDPEYSTKSTAGLLFYFLLIAQLSDLLHFVCSRLLGKNVIAPNINASRTWEGFFAGTGVTAVVGAMLSLTGATPFNPWQSAVMSIVIAVMGAAGSMAMSAIKRDRGVQDYGTLVEGHAGVLDRIDAICFAAPVFFHLTRYYFTTASG
- a CDS encoding lysophospholipid acyltransferase family protein — its product is MKFNFTGPFLAGLAKVVAGSSVRWVDCHPDTCQRIYFANHTSHIDAVIIWASLPKHCRELTKPVAAKDYWDRGWFRRYLAHSLNAMLIDRENIKVHRSPVESMLKEIGDKYSAIIFPEGSRNDGTNLRDFKSGLFYLAKKRPDLELVPVYVDNMTRILPKGEYLPVPLLSRVIFGPPIWLENGEPKTDFLVRAREAVSRLRDV